Proteins encoded within one genomic window of Solibaculum mannosilyticum:
- a CDS encoding nucleotide pyrophosphohydrolase, whose product MKKETVNEINRFRDERNWRQFHNPKDLAISISLEASELLELFQWKTNEEVVEAKADALKEELADVLIYCAMLADDLGLDMDTIVMEKLKKNAVKYPVEKSRDNKRKYNEL is encoded by the coding sequence ATGAAGAAGGAAACGGTAAATGAGATCAACCGGTTTCGGGATGAGAGAAACTGGAGGCAATTTCACAATCCCAAGGATCTGGCGATTTCCATCTCTCTTGAGGCATCTGAATTGCTGGAACTCTTCCAGTGGAAAACCAATGAGGAGGTTGTTGAAGCAAAAGCAGATGCGCTGAAAGAAGAACTGGCGGATGTTCTAATTTACTGCGCGATGCTTGCCGATGATCTGGGACTGGATATGGATACCATTGTGATGGAAAAACTTAAAAAAAACGCGGTAAAATACCCTGTGGAAAAAAGCCGGGATAATAAGAGAAAGTATAACGAACTTTAG
- the yaaA gene encoding peroxide stress protein YaaA produces the protein MRIIISPAKKMNVDLDSLEPGGLPRFLPETELLLSALRSMPDQELRTLWKCNDAIAALNVERVRRMDLYTRLTPAILSYEGIQYRYMAPGVFETGQFTFLEQHLRILSGFYGILRPFDGVTPYRLEMQAKLSVDGCKDLYAFWGDKLAKSLARETDVVLNLASQEYSRAVKSYLPSKVRFFTCTFGERKGDKVIEKGTLCKMARGQMVRWMAENKVVDPRDLCEFSDLGYHYDAVLSGEDHMVFIKDEKPRTGWEEKTW, from the coding sequence ATGCGGATCATCATCTCGCCGGCAAAGAAAATGAATGTAGATCTCGATAGCCTGGAACCAGGCGGATTGCCGCGTTTTTTGCCGGAAACAGAATTGCTGCTATCGGCTCTGCGCTCTATGCCGGATCAGGAGCTCAGGACCCTCTGGAAATGCAATGACGCTATTGCGGCGCTCAATGTGGAGAGGGTGCGGCGTATGGATTTGTACACCCGGCTGACACCGGCCATCTTGTCCTACGAAGGGATTCAGTATCGGTATATGGCTCCAGGAGTGTTTGAAACGGGACAATTCACCTTTTTGGAACAGCATTTGCGGATTCTCTCCGGGTTTTACGGCATCCTGCGTCCGTTCGACGGCGTAACCCCTTACCGCTTGGAGATGCAGGCCAAATTGTCTGTGGATGGCTGTAAGGATTTGTATGCGTTCTGGGGGGACAAGCTGGCAAAGTCTTTGGCCCGGGAAACCGATGTTGTACTCAATTTAGCCTCCCAGGAATACAGCCGGGCGGTAAAATCATATTTGCCGTCCAAGGTGAGGTTTTTCACCTGTACTTTTGGGGAACGCAAGGGTGACAAAGTAATCGAGAAAGGCACCTTATGCAAGATGGCGCGGGGACAAATGGTGCGTTGGATGGCGGAAAATAAGGTTGTAGATCCCAGGGATCTGTGTGAATTTTCTGATTTGGGATATCATTACGACGCCGTCTTATCCGGAGAGGATCATATGGTGTTTATCAAGGACGAAAAGCCGAGGACTGGCTGGGAGGAAAAAACATGGTGA
- a CDS encoding MerR family transcriptional regulator: MEYSIQELSRLSGVTTRTLRWYDKINLLKPSRVAESGYRYYGPAQVDRLQDILYYRALGVGLGRIRECLDDPSFDRLSALRSHLTALETEKARLSRLIQSVRETIETQERNEIMNDEQKFEAFKQRTVDTNERNYGGEIREKYGDAAVDGVHSAVLNLTQEQYEQWMGLSKEIQCRLEEAVKTSKDSSCPEARDITQLHRQWLTLVSNGYETNRHKGIVQLYVMDRRFTDYYDKNVPGCAQFLRDAVCRWADQIEML; this comes from the coding sequence ATGGAATATTCCATTCAGGAACTGTCGCGCTTGTCCGGAGTGACCACTCGCACTTTGCGCTGGTACGACAAGATCAATCTGCTGAAACCAAGCCGTGTCGCAGAAAGCGGATATCGTTACTATGGTCCGGCTCAAGTGGACCGGCTGCAAGATATCCTCTACTACCGGGCTCTTGGAGTGGGACTCGGCCGTATTCGAGAGTGTTTGGACGATCCCTCCTTTGACCGTCTCTCGGCTTTACGCAGTCATTTGACGGCTCTGGAAACGGAGAAGGCGCGGTTAAGCCGATTGATCCAATCGGTCAGAGAAACCATCGAGACGCAGGAAAGGAATGAGATTATGAACGACGAGCAAAAATTTGAAGCCTTCAAGCAACGAACTGTGGATACCAATGAACGCAACTACGGCGGGGAAATCCGGGAAAAATACGGCGATGCCGCAGTCGACGGCGTCCATTCCGCCGTGTTAAACTTGACACAGGAGCAATATGAACAGTGGATGGGGCTGAGTAAAGAAATCCAATGCCGGTTGGAGGAAGCCGTTAAGACTTCCAAAGATTCTTCCTGTCCGGAAGCCAGAGATATCACACAGCTTCATCGTCAATGGCTGACCCTCGTCAGCAACGGATATGAGACCAACCGGCACAAGGGCATCGTTCAGCTCTACGTAATGGATCGGCGTTTTACCGATTATTACGATAAAAATGTCCCTGGATGTGCCCAGTTCCTCCGGGATGCTGTCTGCCGTTGGGCTGATCAGATCGAAATGCTCTAG
- a CDS encoding molecular chaperone Hsp90, which produces MDKAVLNEIVEKTHELIKSPTCSSETKEAAQRWLDAVGTDAEKEETQKYVDELEADIMPIDNLINFAQSEQGAQYFGADAAANIAAHAKEIKAAGARYCDCPACSIVATILEKKSELLK; this is translated from the coding sequence ATGGATAAAGCGGTATTAAACGAGATTGTTGAGAAAACACATGAATTAATAAAGTCTCCTACCTGCAGCAGTGAAACAAAGGAAGCAGCCCAGCGCTGGCTGGATGCAGTGGGAACGGATGCGGAAAAAGAGGAAACCCAAAAATATGTGGACGAGCTGGAAGCAGATATTATGCCGATTGATAATTTAATTAATTTCGCCCAATCGGAACAGGGAGCGCAATACTTCGGCGCAGATGCTGCTGCCAATATTGCAGCGCATGCAAAAGAGATCAAAGCGGCGGGAGCGCGGTACTGTGACTGTCCAGCCTGCTCGATCGTGGCAACGATTCTTGAAAAGAAAAGTGAACTCTTAAAATAA
- a CDS encoding YaiI/YqxD family protein translates to MRLLIDADGCPVVNIAVSIASENRIECLILCDTSHEFEKRGAKTLTFSKGADSVDFALVNLLCPGDVVVTQDYGLAAMCLARKARVLSQDGMEYTADNIDGLLLARHTAKKIRNAGGRLKGPSRRKPVQDEDFSRALRDLLKRVTAIG, encoded by the coding sequence ATGCGCCTTTTGATCGACGCCGACGGATGCCCGGTGGTAAACATCGCTGTGTCCATTGCAAGCGAAAACAGGATAGAATGCCTGATCCTGTGCGACACCTCTCATGAATTTGAAAAACGCGGCGCCAAAACCTTGACCTTTTCCAAGGGGGCCGACAGCGTGGATTTTGCTTTGGTAAATTTATTGTGTCCCGGAGATGTGGTCGTCACCCAGGACTATGGTCTTGCCGCCATGTGTCTGGCCAGGAAGGCGCGGGTACTGAGCCAGGATGGAATGGAGTATACCGCCGATAACATCGATGGTCTCCTTCTGGCGCGCCATACGGCAAAAAAGATCCGAAACGCCGGCGGAAGATTAAAAGGTCCGTCACGGAGAAAGCCTGTCCAGGATGAGGATTTCTCCCGCGCGCTGCGGGATCTCCTGAAGAGGGTAACCGCAATCGGATAA